In one Watersipora subatra chromosome 6, tzWatSuba1.1, whole genome shotgun sequence genomic region, the following are encoded:
- the LOC137398178 gene encoding uncharacterized protein: MTVTLLEQILHSLRKSVKNLLAQQCALAWYGPAGIRSCFYNKVGFQVFRFQFFKVLQYFLVAMAEDFFVPFSSRVDMAKNLCVTSPLTMDMAEDANSVADRSSSTQSVVDLDGLLSVALLVELQAGSAHGLANFCVAEDPLPDRHKLVYEIEESWYKGNHPLSYDEHQELTKDHGKLLEEYREKTNEDFKRLNGSVEELETDDIFSENSKQQAKLLCKRVFEASKKCTKGLINVSRKILETSVKLLKGLNEECDEKFVVIGLGSVAKGEATPYSDLEYGIIVEKNSSYFERLAVDSYFRIGNLRETPLKAFDIQELIENDYLDHQISTDNVVVGYRFDGITQRSGNIPTGNGKGGYKLTFTVDELMMLYQNEAEKQFDSYAADKSDMLSSTVVILANESTSDPYEPYRSFRSARRSYENSVPADKINIMQKRLQSFQQDMQTYSFLLEFTKFQPPKNQSVKVKEKFFRYPTLLANNLKMCLGLDAAHCWEVFLTMRENGLLSQENHEYLNILLASSIYIRTSAYLRLKAQAEFIQVADKRTVAQSETYIAPPQLILTMGCLLAPIKQSVKAGVSRATHSFKKTGNVAISISSICKDIFVKKNDHWAKAEVLFFMGKYSKAKKELEQVIGKSLESSELVFFFDEVKKQASSMPDGESFVRKETELCAYLLYFTGDYQQALQYLSHLIDSNQATTELFKILAGHCYKEIGNLIDARKMLPKGKENITTFDIIKCDLHAGTDHRDTSKVYSNIGLMYLSLSEYRLALEFLTEVMDIWKSVYGETASHSDIAHSYNNIGNAYNSLGDYRAALEYHTKSLDMMKAVYGETASHSDIAGSYNNIGNEYNSLGDYRAALEYHTKSLDMMKAVYGETASHSDIAGSYNNIGNAYNSLGDYRAALEYYTKSLDMKKAVYGETASHSDIAISYNNIGNAYNSLGDYRAALECHTKSLDMTKAVYGETASHSDIAGSYNNIGNAYNSLGDYRAALKYYTKSLDMKKAVYGETATMYRETASHSDIASSYNNIGNAYYSLGDYRAALEYHTKSLDMRKAVYGETASHSDIAISYDHIGNAYNSLGVYRAALEYHTKSLDMRKAVYGETASHSDIASSYNNIGNAYNSLGVYRAALEYHTKSLDMRKAVYGETASHSDIAISYDHIGNAYNSLGVYRAALEYHTKSLDMTKAVYGETASHSDIAGSYNNIGNAYNSLGDYRAALEYHTKSLDMMKAVYGETASHSDIASSYNNIGNAYRYLGDYRAALEYHTKSLDMKKAVYGETASHSDIARSYNIIGNAYHSLGDYRAALEYHTKSLDMRKAVYGETASHSDIAISYNNIGNAYNSLGDYRAALEYYTKSLDMRKAVYGETASHSDIAHSYNNIGNAYRYLGDYRAALEYHTKSLDMKKAVYGETASHSDIARSYNIIGNAYHSLGDYRAALEYHTKSLDMRKAVYGETASHSDIASSFNTIGNAYYFLGDYRAALEYHTKCLDMRKAVYGETASHSDIAISYNNIGNAYDSLGDYRVALEYYTKSLDMRKAVYGETASHSNISNSYNNIGNAYYSLGDCRAALEYHTKSLDMRKAVYGETASHSDIAVSYNNIGNAYNSLGDYRAALEYHTKSLDMRKAVYGETASHSDIAVSYNNIGNAYNSLGDYRAALEYHTKSLDMRKAVYGKTASHSDIAHSYNNIGNAYYSLGDYRAALEYYTKSLDMTKAVYGETASHSDIAGSYNNIGNAYNSLGDYRAALEYHTKSLDMRKAVYGETASHSDIASSYNNIGNAYRYLGDYRAALEYHTKSLDMKKAVYGETASHSDIARSYNIIGNAYHSLGDYRAALEYHTKSLDMRKAVYGETASHSDIAISYNNIGNAYNSLGDYRAALEYYTKSLDMRKAVYGETASHSDIAHSYNNIGNAYRYLGDYRAALEYHTKSLDMKKAVYGETASHSDIARSYNIIGNAYHSLGDYRAALEYHTKSLDMRKAVYGETASHSDIASSFNTIGNAYYFLGDYRAALEYHTKCLDMRKAVYGETASHSDIAISYNNIGNAYDSLGDYRVALEYYTKSLDMRKAVYGETASHSNISNSYNNIGNAYYSLGDCRAALEYHTKSLDMRKAVYGETASHSDIAVSYNNIGNAYNSLGDYRAALEYHTKSLDMRKAVYGKTASHSDIAHSYNNIGNAYYSLGDYRAALEYYTKSLDMKKAVYGETASNSDIASSYNNIGNAYRSLGDYRAALEHYTKSLDMKKAVYGKTASHSDIAISYDNIGNAYNSVGDYRAALEYHTKSLDMKKAVYGETASHSDIARSYNNIGNAYRYLGDYRAALEYHTKVLDMRKAVYGETASHSDIAISYNNIGNAYNSLGDYRAALEYYTKSLDMRKAVYGETASHSDIAHSYNTIGNAYYSLGDCRAALEYHTKSLDMMKAVYGETASHSDIASSYNNIGNAYRYLGDYRAALEYHTKSLDMRKAVYGETASHSDIARSYNNIGNAYRYLGDYRAALEYHTKSLDMRKAVYGETASHSDIAISYNNIGNAYDSLGDYRAALEYYTKSLDMRKAVYGETASHSNIANSYNNIGNAYYSLGDCRAALEYHTKSLDMRKAVYGETASHSDIAVSYNNIGNAYNSLGDCRAALEYHTKSLDMKKAVYGETASHSGIACSYNNIGNAYNSLGDYRAALEYHTKSLEMKKAVYGETASHSDIACSYNNIGNAYKSLGDYRGALEYHTKSLDMRKAVYGETASHSDIAGSYNNIGNAYKSLGDYRAALEYHTKCLDMRKAVYGETASHSDIAHSYNNIGIAYYSLGDYRAALEYHTKSLDMRKAVYGETASHSDIAVSYNNIGNAYNSLGDYRAALEYHTKSLDMRKAVYGETASHSDIAHSYNNIGIAYYSLGDYRAALEYHTKSLDMMKAVYGETASHSDIAVSYNNIGNAYKSLGDYRPALEYHTKSLDMMKAVYYTNSKYEKSFLWKNG; encoded by the exons ATGACTGTCACTCTCCTTGAGCAGATCCTTCATTCTCTGAGAAAGAGTGTCAAAAACTTGCTTGCTCAGCAG TGTGCTCTTGCCTGGTATGGCCCAGCCGGGATCAGGTCTTGTTTCTACAACAAGGTTGGTTTCCAGGTATTCAGGTTCCAGTTTTTCAAGGTTTTGCAGTACTTTCTGGTGGCTATGGCAGAAGACTTTTTTGTCCCCTTCTCATCTCGAGTGGATATGGCAAAAAACCTTTGTGTCACCTCCCCATTAACGATGGATATGGCTGAAG ATGCCAACTCGGTAGCAGATCGGTCCTCTTCAACTCAGTCAGTGGTCGACCTGGATGGCCTACTGAGCGTTGCACTGCTGGTTGAGCTGCAAGCCGGCTCG GCTCATGGTCTAGCTAACTTCTGTGTAGCAGAGGATCCACTACCTGATAGACATAAGTTAGTCTATGAGATAGAAGAGAGCTGGTACAAAGGTAACCATCCACTCAGTTATGATGAGCATCAGGAGTTAACTAAAGACCACGGGAAGCTTCTCGAAGAGTACCGAGAGAAGACAAATGAAGATTTCAAACGCTTGAATGGTTCAGTTGAAGAATTGGAAACTGATGACATATTTAGTGAAAACAGCAAGCAACAAGCCAAATTATTGTGCAAAAGGGTGTTTGAAGCAAGTAAAAAATGCACAAAAGGCCTCATCAATGTTTCTAGAAAAATCTTAGAAACAAGTGTTAAACTTCTTAAAGGGTTGAATGAAGAATGCGATGAAAAGTTTGTAGTCATAGGTCTCGGTTCAGTTGCTAAAGGTGAGGCAACTCCATATTCTGACCTAGAATATGGAATAATAGTCGAAAAGAATTCTAGCTACTTTGAAAGACTAGCCGTTGACAGCTACTTCCGTATAGGGAATCTTAGGGAGACACCACTAAAAGCTTTTGATATTCAAGAACTGATTGAGAATGACTACTTGGATCATCAGATCTCCACCGATAACGTAGTTGTTGGTTACAGATTTGATGGAATTACACAAAGATCAGGTAACATACCGACAGGAAATGGCAAAGGAGGGTATAAATTGACATTCACTGTAGACGAACTCATGATGCTCTACCAAAATGAAGCTGAAAAACAATTTGATAGTTACGCCGCAGACAAGTCTGACATGCTCTCATCAACTGTTGTTATTTTAGCTAATGAGTCGACATCGGACCCTTATGAGCCGTATCGATCGTTTCGGTCAGCCCGAAGGAGTTATGAGAATTCTGTGCCTGCAGACAAAATTAACATCATGCAGAAGCGTTTACAATCATTTCAACAGGACATGCAAACATATTCATTTCTTCTTGAATTCACTAAATTTCAACCACCAAAAAACCAGAGTGTAAAAGTTAAAGAGAAGTTCTTCCGATATCCAACCTTGCTagcaaacaatttgaaaatgTGTTTGGGGCTTGATGCTGCGCATTGCTGGGAGGTCTTTTTAACCATGCGAGAAAATGGCCTGTTGTCCCAAGAAAACCATGAGTACTTGAACATTCTGTTAGCTTCGTCTATCTACATACGTACATCTGCTTATCTCAGACTGAAAGCTCAGGCAGAGTTTATTCAGGTTGCCGATAAACGAACTGTAGCGCAGAGTGAGACTTACATTGCACCCCCTCAGTTAATCCTAACCATGGGATGCTTGCTAGCTCCAATCAAACAATCTGTAAAAGCAGGTGTATCAAGAGCCACTCactcatttaaaaaaactgGAAACGTTGCCATCTCAATCTCATCTATATGCAAAGACATTTTTGTAAAGAAAAATGACCATTGGGCAAAAGCTGAGGTTTTATTCTTTATGGGCAAATACTCTAAGGCTAAAAAAGAGCTAGAACAGGTAATCGGTAAATCTCTAGAATCTTCTGAACTAGTTTTCTTCTTTGATGAAGTAAAAAAACAAGCATCAAGTATGCCTGATGGCGAATCTTTTGTGCGCAAGGAAACCGAGCTTTGTGCCTATCTGCTGTACTTTACCGGGGATTACCAACAAGCTCTACAATATCTCAGTCATCTCATCGACAGCAATCAAGCAACTACAGagctatttaaaattttagcgGGGCACTGCTACAAAGAGATTGGTAACTTGATAGATGCTAGAAAGATGCTGCCAAAG GGCAAAGAGAATATCACCACTTTCGATATAATAAAGTGTGACTTACACGCTGGGACTGATCACAGAGATACCTCTAAAGTATACTCCAACATTGGACTGATGTATTTATCATTAAGTGAGTACAGACTTGCCTTAGAATTTCTGACTGAGGTCATGGATATTTGGAAatctgtgtatggagaaactgctagtcattctgatattgctcacagctacaataacattggaaaTGCATATAACTCCCTGGGTGATTATAGAGctgcattagaatatcacaccaagtctttggatatgatgaaagctgtgtatggagaaactgctagtcacTCTGATATTGCtggcagctacaataacatcggAAATGAATATAACTCACTGGGTGACTATAGAGctgcattagaatatcacaccaagtctttggatatgatgaaagctgtgtatggagaaactgctagtcacTCTGATATTGCtggcagctacaataacatcggAAATGCATATAACTCACTGGGTGACTATAGAGcagcattagaatattacaccaagtctttggatatgaagaaagctgtgtatggagaaactgctagtcattctgatattgctatcagctacaataacatcggAAATGCATATAACTCACTGGGTGACTATAGAGCAGCATTAGAATgtcacaccaagtctttggatatgacgaaagctgtgtatggagaaactgctagtcacTCTGATATTGCtggcagctacaataacatcggAAATGCATATAACTCACTGGGTGACTATAGAGCAGCATTaaaatattacaccaagtctttggatatgaagaaagctgtgtatggagaaactgcta CTATGTATcgagaaactgctagtcattctgatattgctagcagctacaataacattggtaaTGCATATTACTCCCTTGGTGATtatagagccgcattagaatatcacaccaagtctttggatatgaggaaagctgtgtatggagaaactgctagtcattctgatattgctatcAGCTACGACCACATCGGAAATGCATATAACTCACTGGGTGTCtatagagccgcattagaatatcacaccaagtctttggatatgaggaaagctgtgtatggagaaactgctagtcattctgatattgctagcagctacaataacattggtaaTGCATATAACTCACTGGGTGTCtatagagccgcattagaatatcacactaagtctttggatatgaggaaagctgtgtatggagaaactgctagtcattctgatattgctatcAGCTACGACCACATCGGAAATGCATATAACTCACTGGGTGTCTATAGAGctgcattagaatatcacaccaagtctttggatatgacgaaagctgtgtatggagaaactgctagtcacTCTGATATTGCtggcagctacaataacatcggAAATGCATATAACTCACTGGGTGACtatagagccgcattagaatatcacactaagtctttggatatgatgaaagctgtgtatggagaaactgctagtcattctgatattgctagcagctacaataacattggaaaTGCATATCGCTACCTGGGTGATtatagagccgcattagaatatcacaccaagtctttggatatgaaaaaagctgtgtatggagaaactgctagtcattctgatattgctcgcAGCTACAATATCATTGGTAATGCATATCACTCCCTGGGTGATtatagagccgcattagaatatcacaccaagtctttggatatgaggaaagctgtgtatggagaaactgctagtcattctgatattgctatcagctacaataacatcggAAATGCATATAACTCcctgggtgactatagagcagcattagaatattacaccaagtctttggatatgaggaaagctgtgtatggagaaactgctagtcattctgatattgctcacagctacaataacattggaaaTGCATATCGCTACCTGGGTGATtatagagccgcattagaatatcacaccaagtctttggatatgaagaaagctgtgtatggagaaactgctagtcattctgatattgctcgcAGCTACAATATCATTGGTAATGCATATCACTCCCTGGGTGATtatagagccgcattagaatatcacaccaagtctttggatatgaggaaagctgtgtatggagaaactgctagtcattctgatattgctagcAGCTTCAATACCATTGGTAATGCATATTACTTCCTGGGTGATtatagagccgcattagaatatcacaccaagtgtttggatatgaggaaagctgtgtatggagaaactgctagtcattctgatattgctatcagctacaataacatcggAAATGCATATGACTCCCTGGGTGACTATAGAGTCgcattagaatattacaccaagtctttggatatgaggaaagctgtgtatggagaaactgctagtcattctaATATTTCTaacagctacaataacattggaaaTGCGTATTACTCACTGGGTGACTGtagagccgcattagaatatcacaccaagtctttggatatgaggaaagctgtgtatggagaaactgctagtcattctgatattgctgtCAGTTACAATAACATCGGAAATGCATATAACTCACTGGGTGACtatagagccgcattagaatatcacaccaagtctttggatatgaggaaagctgtgtatggagaaactgctagtcattctgatattgctgtCAGTTACAATAACATCGGAAATGCATATAACTCACTGGGTGACtatagagccgcattagaatatcacaccaagtctttggatatgaggaaagctgtgtatggaaaaactgctagtcattctgatattgctcaCAGCTATAATAACATTGGAAATGCGTATTACTCACTGGGTGACtatagagccgcattagaatattacaccaagtctttggatatgacgaaagctgtgtatggagaaactgctagtcacTCTGATATTGCtggcagctacaataacatcggAAATGCATATAACTCACTGGGTGACtatagagccgcattagaatatcacactaagtctttggatatgaggaaagctgtgtatggagaaactgctagtcattctgatattgctagcagctacaataacattggaaaTGCATATCGCTACCTGGGTGATtatagagccgcattagaatatcacaccaagtctttggatatgaagaaagctgtgtatggagaaactgctagtcattctgatattgctcgcAGCTACAATATCATTGGTAATGCATATCACTCCCTGGGTGATtatagagccgcattagaatatcacaccaagtctttggatatgaggaaagctgtgtatggagaaactgctagtcattctgatattgctatcagctacaataacatcggAAATGCATATAACTCcctgggtgactatagagcagcattagaatattacaccaagtctttggatatgaggaaagctgtgtatggagaaactgctagtcattctgatattgctcacagctacaataacattggaaaTGCATATCGCTACCTGGGTGATtatagagccgcattagaatatcacaccaagtctttggatatgaagaaagctgtgtatggagaaactgctagtcattctgatattgctcgcAGCTACAATATCATTGGTAATGCATATCACTCCCTGGGTGATtatagagccgcattagaatatcacaccaagtctttggatatgaggaaagctgtgtatggagaaactgctagtcattctgatattgctagcAGCTTCAATACCATTGGTAATGCATATTACTTCCTGGGTGATtatagagccgcattagaatatcacaccaagtgtttggatatgaggaaagctgtgtatggagaaactgctagtcattctgatattgctatcagctacaataacatcggAAATGCATATGACTCCCTGGGTGACTATAGAGTCgcattagaatattacaccaagtctttggatatgaggaaagctgtgtatggagaaactgctagtcattctaATATTTCTaacagctacaataacattggaaaTGCGTATTACTCACTGGGTGACTGtagagccgcattagaatatcacaccaagtctttggatatgaggaaagctgtgtatggagaaactgctagtcattctgatatCGCTGTCAGTTACAATAACATCGGAAATGCATATAACTCACTGGGTGACtatagagccgcattagaatatcacaccaagtctttggatatgaggaaagctgtgtatggaaaaactgctagtcattctgatattgctcaCAGCTATAATAACATTGGAAATGCGTATTACTCACTGGGTGACtatagagccgcattagaatattacaccaagtctttggatatgaagaaagctgtgtatggagaaactgctagtaattctgatattgctagcagctacaataacattggtaaTGCATATCGCTCcctgggtgactatagagcAGCATTAGAACattacaccaagtctttggatatgaagaaagctgtgtatggaaaaactgctagtcattctgatattgctatcAGCTACGACAACATCGGAAATGCATATAACTCAGTGGGTGACtatagagccgcattagaatatcacaccaagtctttggatatgaagaaagctgtgtatggagaaactgctagtcattctgatattgctcgcagctacaataacattggaaaTGCATATCGCTACCTGGGTGATtatagagccgcattagaatatcacaccaaggttttggatatgaggaaagctgtgtatggagaaactgctagtcattctgatattgctatcagctacaataacatcggAAATGCATATAACTCcctgggtgactatagagcagcattagaatattacaccaagtctttggatatgaggaaagctgtgtatggagaaactgctagtcattctgatattgctcaCAGCTACAATACCATTGGAAATGCGTATTACTCACTGGGTGACTGtagagccgcattagaatatcacaccaagtctttggatatgatgaaagctgtgtatggagaaactgctagtcattctgatattgctagcagctacaataacatcggAAATGCATATCGCTACCTGGGTGATtatagagccgcattagaatatcacaccaagtctttggatatgaggaaagctgtgtatggagaaactgctagtcattctgatattgctcgcagctacaataacattggaaaTGCATATCGCTACCTGGGTGATtatagagccgcattagaatatcacaccaagtctttggatatgaggaaagctgtgtatggagaaactgctagtcattctgatattgctatcagctacaataacatcggAAATGCATATGACTCcctgggtgactatagagcagcattagaatattacaccaagtctttggatatgaggaaagctgtgtatggagaaactgctagtcattctaATATTGCTaacagctacaataacattggaaaTGCGTATTACTCACTGGGTGACTGtagagccgcattagaatatcacaccaagtctttggatatgaggaaagctgtgtatggagaaactgctagtcattctgatattgctgtCAGTTACAATAACATCGGAAATGCATATAACTCACTGGGTGACTGtagagccgcattagaatatcacactaagtctttggatatgaagaaagctgtgtatggagaaaccgCTAGTCATTCTGGTATTGCttgcagctacaataacatcggAAATGCATATAACTCACTGGGTGACtatagagccgcattagaatatcacactaAGTCTTTGGAAATgaagaaagctgtgtatggagaaactgctagtcattctgatattgcttgcagctacaataacatcggAAATGCATATAAATCCCTGGGTGATTATAGAggtgcattagaatatcacaccaagtctttggatatgaggaaagctgtgtatggagaaactgctagtcattctgatattgctggcagctacaataacatcggAAATGCATATAAATCCCTGGGTGATTATAGAGctgcattagaatatcacaccaagtgtttggatatgaggaaagctgtgtatggagaaactgctagtcattctgatattgctcacagctacaataacattggaatTGCGTATTACTCACTGGGTGACtatagagccgcattagaatatcacaccaagtctttggatatgaggaaagctgtatatggagaaactgctagtcattctgatattgctgtcagctacaataacatcggAAATGCATATAACTCCCTGGGTGATTATAGAGctgcattagaatatcacaccaagtctttggatatgaggaaagctgtgtatggagaaactgctagtcattctgatattgctcacagctacaataacattggaatTGCGTATTACTCACTGGGTGACtatagagccgcattagaatatcacaccaagtctttggatatgatgaaagctgtgtatggagaaactgctagtcattctgatattgctgtcagctacaataacatcggAAATGCATATAAATCCTTGGGTGATTATAGACctgcattagaatatcacaccaagtctttggatatgatgaAAGCTGTGTATTACACCAACTCCAAATATGAGAAAAGCTTTTTATGGAAAAATGGGTAG